One genomic segment of Dehalogenimonas alkenigignens includes these proteins:
- the dapA gene encoding 4-hydroxy-tetrahydrodipicolinate synthase: MKELGRLITAMVTPFKDDGSIDFEQTKRLAKALVASGSDGIVVAGTTGESPTVTWEEEHALFKAVKEAVGNKARIIAGTGSNSTAEAVENTIKAEKLGVDAALLVVPYYNKPTQEGLYRHFKAVADATTMPIILYNVPSRTITSLSAETTVRLSKIPNIVGTKEASGNLGEIARIIDETQKMRPDFTVWSGNDSDTLPMMAIGAHGVISVASHLVGLQIKQMMESFAAGKLDEAAALHRHLTPIFNNLFVVANPIPVKYALNYIGFRVGAPRLPLVEPDEKTAAFIRETLKGYRIDLPLN, translated from the coding sequence GTGAAAGAACTGGGGCGCCTTATTACCGCGATGGTGACACCGTTCAAAGACGACGGCAGCATCGATTTCGAGCAGACGAAAAGGCTGGCCAAGGCGCTGGTGGCCTCCGGCAGCGACGGCATCGTTGTCGCTGGAACCACCGGCGAATCACCCACCGTTACCTGGGAAGAAGAACATGCCCTGTTCAAAGCCGTCAAAGAGGCTGTCGGCAACAAAGCCAGGATTATTGCCGGCACCGGCTCCAATTCCACCGCCGAGGCTGTCGAGAACACGATTAAAGCCGAAAAGCTGGGGGTTGACGCCGCCCTCCTGGTAGTGCCCTACTATAACAAGCCCACTCAGGAGGGGTTGTACCGCCATTTCAAGGCAGTGGCTGACGCCACCACCATGCCCATCATCCTTTACAATGTGCCCTCACGCACCATCACCTCGTTATCTGCCGAAACGACAGTGCGGTTATCAAAAATTCCCAATATCGTCGGCACCAAAGAGGCTTCCGGCAACCTGGGCGAGATCGCCCGGATTATCGATGAAACCCAGAAGATGAGGCCTGATTTCACCGTTTGGAGCGGCAATGACTCGGATACCCTGCCGATGATGGCTATAGGCGCTCACGGCGTCATATCGGTGGCCTCTCACCTTGTCGGGCTGCAGATCAAGCAGATGATGGAAAGTTTCGCCGCCGGCAAACTGGATGAGGCGGCGGCGCTGCATCGCCACCTGACGCCTATCTTCAACAACCTGTTCGTGGTGGCGAACCCGATACCCGTGAAATATGCTTTGAATTACATCGGTTTCCGCGTCGGGGCGCCGCGATTACCGCTGGTCGAACCGGATGAGAAGACAGCGGCTTTCATCCGGGAGACCCTCAAGGGTTACCGCATCGACCTGCCTTTGAATTGA
- a CDS encoding aspartate-semialdehyde dehydrogenase — protein sequence MNGLRVAIVGATGMVGQEFVKILTQRNFPLKSLTLLASDRSAGKKVMFKGEEIEVKETSPDSFNDIDLALFSAGADISRHFSPIAAQKGVVVIDNSAAFRYEADVPLVVPEVNIEDAKNHKGIIANPNCSTIQMVTALYPLHKVNPIKRIVVSTYQAVSGTGSAAMEVLTAQAKTVLAGEPVTPHIYPHQIAFNLIPEIDVFFDTGYTKEEWKMLVETRKIMHAPAIALSATCVRVPVYIGHSEAVNVEFERPFPPTEARAILVQAPGVRVLDDPTVNLYPHPWMAAGTDETFVGRIREDSSHPGGLVMWIVADNVRKGAALNAVQIAEEMLKRGWLGG from the coding sequence TTGAACGGTCTTAGAGTCGCCATCGTCGGGGCCACCGGTATGGTGGGACAGGAATTCGTCAAGATCCTGACCCAGCGCAATTTCCCGCTGAAATCACTGACTTTGTTGGCTTCGGACCGCAGCGCCGGCAAGAAGGTGATGTTCAAAGGCGAGGAGATCGAAGTCAAAGAAACTTCTCCTGACAGCTTTAACGACATCGACCTGGCGCTCTTCTCAGCCGGAGCCGACATCTCCCGGCATTTTTCGCCCATCGCCGCTCAGAAAGGCGTGGTGGTCATCGACAACTCCGCCGCCTTCCGGTATGAGGCCGATGTACCGCTGGTGGTACCTGAGGTCAACATCGAGGATGCAAAAAACCATAAGGGCATCATCGCCAATCCCAACTGCTCAACCATCCAGATGGTGACCGCGCTTTACCCTCTGCACAAGGTCAATCCTATCAAACGAATTGTCGTTTCGACATATCAAGCGGTATCCGGCACCGGCAGCGCCGCCATGGAGGTGCTCACCGCCCAAGCCAAGACGGTGCTGGCCGGCGAGCCGGTGACACCTCATATCTATCCTCACCAGATAGCTTTCAACCTGATACCCGAAATCGACGTCTTTTTCGACACCGGCTATACCAAAGAAGAATGGAAAATGCTGGTTGAGACGCGCAAAATAATGCATGCTCCGGCCATAGCCTTATCCGCCACCTGCGTCCGAGTTCCGGTGTACATCGGCCATTCCGAGGCGGTGAACGTCGAGTTTGAGCGGCCGTTCCCCCCGACCGAAGCCCGCGCAATTCTTGTCCAGGCCCCCGGGGTACGGGTCCTGGATGACCCAACAGTCAACCTCTATCCCCACCCGTGGATGGCTGCCGGCACTGATGAAACTTTCGTCGGGCGCATTCGGGAGGACTCCTCGCACCCCGGCGGGCTGGTGATGTGGATTGTAGCCGACAACGTCCGCAAGGGAGCTGCACTAAACGCAGTCCAGATTGCCGAGGAAATGCTTAAGAGAGGCTGGCTGGGAGGGTAG